A single region of the Deltaproteobacteria bacterium genome encodes:
- a CDS encoding 50S ribosome-binding GTPase: MERSIRELKETLDRTTSMLEQGEFLTLPPEKRHDLLKKADELAGKLADVERGFLTVGLLGGTGVGKSTLMNALAGENISSADHRRPHTDRILIYRHNEAPLPDLDLEGLPWREIVHDSRSILQVLLCDLPDFDSILFEHRDHVARFLEKLDILVWVTSPEKYADGRFYEVLAGTVKSPGNFVFVLNKADLLFKDESLEMGYDRMARLVENFRQYLTLHGVSDPLIYLLSAEEVLERDPSTWNQFPIFRRDLFRQRDMKHIRAVKAANLDVEIRTFLDPLREEARNLEVFQKILEDLQGELEKEFPRWIAAGDTVIEKQVRENFFPQILLQKQDSYLPSGPGFLVFMTLRALLPNPANGRSFSSEPVSPSLPKEIAAAFKKRLEGLEARLDRILMAEGLPSPYGRLKSDTVRASIRAEKLEEILSQEADSLTSDPPIPSFRLLWFIQWVCRLILFLFLLFAVGGNAWHQALKEPGPASIIGLLITLIQNLFSSQGLAALATYALLNLLLSIRIYTRYAVKLRRHGEELRERFKIFLRKAWGDEVRDLFEGMKDLVTEVRERKSALDSLLEKPQNPGSPQQAVEKRSERN; the protein is encoded by the coding sequence ATGGAAAGATCGATTCGAGAACTCAAAGAAACCCTTGACAGGACAACCTCCATGCTGGAGCAAGGGGAATTCCTGACCCTGCCCCCGGAAAAAAGGCATGACCTCCTGAAAAAGGCGGATGAGCTCGCCGGGAAGCTCGCCGATGTGGAAAGGGGCTTCCTGACTGTCGGACTCCTCGGCGGAACAGGGGTTGGCAAATCCACACTCATGAACGCCCTTGCCGGTGAGAACATCTCCTCCGCCGACCACCGGAGGCCCCATACCGACCGTATTCTCATATACAGGCACAATGAAGCCCCATTGCCTGATCTTGATCTGGAAGGTTTACCATGGCGCGAGATCGTCCATGACAGCCGATCGATACTCCAGGTCCTCCTCTGCGATCTACCGGATTTCGACAGCATCCTGTTCGAGCATCGTGACCATGTGGCGAGGTTTCTCGAAAAACTGGATATCCTGGTCTGGGTCACCTCGCCTGAAAAATATGCTGATGGGCGATTCTACGAGGTTCTTGCAGGAACGGTCAAATCCCCGGGCAATTTCGTCTTCGTGCTGAACAAGGCAGATCTTCTCTTCAAGGACGAGTCCCTGGAAATGGGCTATGACCGGATGGCCCGCCTCGTCGAAAATTTTCGCCAATACCTCACCCTGCACGGAGTGAGTGATCCCCTCATCTATCTTCTTTCCGCCGAGGAGGTCCTTGAAAGGGATCCATCAACCTGGAACCAGTTCCCGATATTCCGCAGAGACCTTTTCCGCCAAAGGGATATGAAGCACATCCGCGCCGTCAAGGCCGCGAACCTGGACGTGGAAATCCGCACCTTCCTTGATCCGCTTCGAGAAGAGGCCCGAAATCTTGAAGTCTTCCAAAAGATTCTGGAGGATCTCCAGGGAGAACTCGAAAAAGAATTTCCCCGGTGGATCGCGGCCGGGGACACTGTTATTGAGAAACAGGTCCGCGAAAACTTTTTTCCGCAAATCCTGCTGCAAAAGCAAGATTCCTATCTCCCGTCGGGCCCAGGTTTCCTGGTATTCATGACCTTACGGGCCCTTCTACCGAATCCTGCCAATGGCCGCTCCTTCTCGTCCGAACCGGTATCACCTTCCCTTCCAAAGGAAATCGCCGCTGCATTCAAGAAACGCCTTGAAGGCCTCGAAGCGCGGCTGGACCGCATCCTCATGGCAGAAGGCCTTCCTTCCCCTTACGGAAGGCTGAAAAGTGACACGGTTCGGGCAAGTATACGAGCCGAGAAGCTGGAAGAAATCCTGTCGCAGGAAGCCGATTCCTTGACCTCCGATCCACCCATTCCTTCTTTCCGTCTTCTCTGGTTCATCCAGTGGGTCTGCCGTCTGATCCTGTTCTTGTTTCTTCTTTTCGCCGTAGGCGGAAACGCATGGCACCAAGCCCTGAAAGAACCAGGGCCTGCCTCCATCATAGGGCTCCTTATCACACTGATTCAAAACCTTTTCAGTTCCCAGGGGCTTGCCGCTCTGGCAACCTATGCTCTTCTCAACCTTCTGCTTTCCATCCGCATCTATACCCGTTATGCCGTAAAACTGCGCCGTCACGGAGAAGAACTGAGGGAACGGTTCAAGATCTTCCTTCGCAAGGCGTGGGGAGACGAGGTCAGGGATCTGTTCGAGGGAATGAAGGATCTGGTGACAGAAGTCAGGGAAAGAAAATCCGCTCTCGACTCTCTTTTGGAGAAACCCCAAAATCCAGGGAGCCCTCAACAGGCTGTTGAAAAACGTAGCGAGCGCAACTGA